A genomic stretch from Plasmodium reichenowi strain SY57 chromosome 2, whole genome shotgun sequence includes:
- a CDS encoding serine repeat antigen 5, with the protein MKSYISLFFILCVIFNKNVIKCTGESSPQSSVESNPGNTGESSPQSSEQSNTGSTGGSTSSSTVQSNSGNTGGSSPPSPVQSDSGSTGQTASTPLVTQSSTSSANQSTIQVKSALLKDYMGLKVTGPCNENFIMFLVPHIYIDVDTEDTYIELRTTLKETSNALSFEANSGSLEKKKYVKLQSNGTTSEQNSRTGTVQGNEESSSDSSPSSSLSSEPSSDSSSSSSSSSSSSSSSSSSSSSSSSSGSVNTPANGASSNPDAKKRNLNNICAPGKTFKFVVYIKENTLILKWKVYEGPNDTSENNKVDVRKYLINEKETPFTSILVHAYKEHNGTNLIESKNYALGSDIPEKCDALASNCFLSGNFNIEKCFQCALLVKPKNENDVCYKYLSEDIINKFTEIKAETEEDDEDDYTEYKLTESIDNILIKMFKTNENNDKSELIKLEEVDDSLKLELMNYCSLLKDVDTTGTLDNYEMGNEMDIFNNLKRLLIYHSEENINTLKNKFRNAAVCLKNVDDWIVNKRGLVLPEINYDLEYFNEYLYNDKNSPEDNDNKGKGVVHVDTTLEKEDASSYDNSDNMFCNKEYCNRLKDENNCISNLQVEDQGNCDTSWIFASKYHLETIRCMKGYEPTKISALYVANCYKGEHKDRCDEGSSPMEFLQIIEDYGFLPTESNYPYNYVKVGEQCPKVQDHWMNLWDNGKILYNKNEPNSLDGKGYTAYESERFHDNMDAFVKIIKTEVMNKGSVIAYIKAENVMGYEFSGKKVQNLCGDDTADHAVNIVGYGNYVNSEGEKKSYWIVRNSWGPYWGDEGYFKVDMYGPSHCHFNFIHSVVIFSVDLPMNNKTTKKESKIYDYYLKASPEFYHNLYFKNFNVGKNNLFSEKQDNENNKKLGNNYIIFGQDTTAPGQTEQGSNTQLASGEAPKEVSERVHVYHILKHIKDGKIRMGIRKYMDTQDVKKKHSCTRSYAFNPDNYEKCVNLCNENWQKCEEKTSPGLCLSKLDTNNECYFCYV; encoded by the exons atgaagtcatatatttccttgtttttcatattgt gtgttatatttaacaaaaatgttataaaatGTACAGGAGAAAGTTCACCACAAAGTTCCGTAGAAAGTAATCCTGGAAATACAGGAGAAAGTTCACCACAAAGTTCCGAACAAAGTAATACTGGAAGTACAGGAGGAAGTACATCATCAAGTACCGTACAAAGTAATTCTGGAAATACAGGAGGAAGTTCACCACCAAGTCCCGTACAAAGTGATTCTGGAAGTACAGGACAAACTGCAAGCACTCCATTAGTAACACAATCTTCAACTTCTTCAGCAAATCAAAGTACAATTCAAGTAAAGTCAGctttattaaaagattATATGGGTTTAAAAGTTACTGGTCCATGTAACGAAAATTTCATAATGTTCTTAGTTcctcatatatatattgatgTTGATACAGAAGATACTTATATCGAATTAAGAACAACATTGAAAGAAACAAGTAATGCATTATCATTTGAAGCAAACAGTGGTTcattagaaaaaaaaaaatatgtaaaacTACAATCAAATGGTACAACTAGCGAACAAAATTCAAGAACAGGAACGGTTCAAGGAAATGAAGAATCAAGTTCAGATTCAAGTCCTAGTTCTAGTTTAAGTTCAGAACCAAGTTCAGATTCAAGCTCCAGTTCAAGTTCTAGTTCAAGCTCCAGTTCAAGTTCTAGTTCTAGTTCTAGTTCAAGCTCCAGTTCAGGTTCTGTAAATACCCCTGCTAATGGAGCTAGTTCCAATCCTGATGCaaagaaaagaaatttaaataatatatgtgcACCTGGAAAAACGTTCAAATTTGTAGTATATATTAAGGAGAATACATTAATACTTAAATGGAAAGTATATGAAGGACCAAACGATACTAGTGAaa ataACAAAGTTGATGTAAGAAAGTATTTGATAAATGAAAAGGAAACCCCATTTACTAGTATACTAGTACATGCGTATAAAGAACATAATGGGACCAACTTAATAGAAAGTAAAAACTACGCATTAGGATCAGACATTCCAG AAAAATGTGATGCTTTAGCTTCTAACTGCTTTTTAAGTGGTAATTTTAACATTGAAAAATGCTTTCAATGTGCTCTTTTAGTAAAAccaaaaaatgaaaatgacGTATGTTACAAATACTTATCCgaagatattataaataaattcaCAGAAATAAAAGCTGAGACAGAAgaagatgatgaagatgattATACCGAATATAAATTAACAGAATCTATcgataatatattaataaaaatgtttaaaaccaatgaaaataatgataaatcagaattaataaaattagaAGAAGTAGATGATAGTTTGAAATTAGAATTAATGAATTACTGCAGTTTACTTAAAGACGTAGATACAACTGGTACCTTAGATAATTATGAGATGGGAAATGAAATggatatatttaataacTTAAAGAGattattaatttatcattcagaagaaaatattaatactttaaaaaataaattccGTAATGCAGCTGTATGTCTTAAAAATGTTGATGACTGGATTGTAAATAAGAGAGGTTTAGTATTACCTgaaataaattatgatTTAGAATATTTCaatgaatatttatataatgataaaaattcTCCAGAAGATAACGATAATAAAGGAAAAGGTGTCGTACATGTTGATACAACTttagaaaaagaagatgCTTCATCATATGATAATTCAGATAATATGTTTTgtaataaagaatattgTAACAGAttaaaagatgaaaataattgtATATCTAATCTTCAAGTTGAAGATCAAGGTAATTGTGATACTTCATGGATTTTTGCTTCAAAATATCATTTAGAAACTATTAGATGTATGAAAGGATATGAACCTACCAAAATTTCTGCTCTTTATGTAGCTAATTGTTATAAAGGTGAACATAAAGATAGATGTGATGAAGGTTCTAGTCCAATGGAATTCTTACAAATTATTGAAGATTATGGATTCTTACCAACAGAATCAAATTAtccatataattatgtCAAAGTTGGAGAACAATGTCCAAAGGTACAAGATCATTGGATGAATCTATGGGATAATGGAAAAATCctatataacaaaaatgaaCCTAATAGTTTAGATGGTAAGGGATATACTGCATATGAAAGTGAAAGATTTCATGATAATATGGATGCATTtgttaaaattattaaaactGAAGTAATGAATAAAGGTTCAGTTATTGCATATATTAAAGCTGAAAATGTTATGGGATATGAATTTAGTGGAAAGAAAGTACAGAACTTATGTGGTGATGATACAGCTGATCATGCAGTTAATATTGTTGGTTATGGTAATTATGTGAATAGCGaaggagaaaaaaaatcttATTGGATTGTGAGAAACAGTTGGGGTCCATATTGGGGAGATGAAGGTTATTTCAAAGTAGATATGTATGGACCAAGTCATTGTCATTTTAACTTTATTCACAGTGTTGTTATATTCAGTGTTGATTTACctatgaataataaaacaactaaaaaagaatcaaaaatatatgattattatttaaaggCTTCTCCTGAATTTTATCATAACCTTTACTTTAAGAATTTTAATGTTGGTAAGAATAATTTATTCTCTGAAAAGCAAGATAATGaaaacaacaaaaaattaGGTAACaactatattatattcGGTCAAGATACGACAGCACCAGGACAAACTGAACAAGGAAGCAATACTCAATTAGCATCTGGAGAAGCTCCAAAGGAAGTCTCAGAACGTGTTCATGTTTATCACatattaaaacatataaagGATGGCAAAATAAGAATGGGTATACGTAAATATATGGATACACAAGAtgtaaaaaagaaacattCTTGTACAAGATCCTATGCATTTAATCCagataattatgaaaaatgtGTAAATTTATGTAATGAGAACTGGCAAAAATGCGAAGAAAAAACTTCACCAGGACTCTGTTTATCCAAATTGGATACAAATAACGAATGTTATTTCTgttatgtataa
- a CDS encoding serine repeat antigen 8, with amino-acid sequence MFSLCTVHSNILINCFGVLHCNICRTVLRNCFLSGTSDLQKCISCGEKYYKISPCTQNHESFLMSKTDMNNTFVELKDHEEVTDEKMKNLITEIIEIAIDRHTLGLHDFSSVNDEYKEKIKMLCMFSNYKDNYENANNHRQAKVEIVEEHIRKIVETYINEENNMEHMKDLLKNPALCLKNPNHWIKDRAGFKDDDKPSVGIIPERKLFKPYDIKVLKSSLYASSSNCDRQFCDRFSDSNECEHRIRVLNQGKCGNCWVFASSVVIAAYRCRKGSGFAEPSIKYVTLCKNKHLMDIENNPFGHYNDNICKEGGHLSYYLETLEKTRMLPTSHDVPYNEPIIGSECPDNKETWSNIWEGVNLMDRIYAGYIYHGYFKVSFKDYVVSNRTNDLINIIKDYIIQQGSVFVSMEVTDKLTFDHDGTKVMMSCENNDDPDHALVLIGYGDYIKTNGKKSSYWLLRNSWGSHWGDKGNFKLDMYGPNNCNGAVLYNAFPLLLNMSHNPIDVPLPNDLASTDNRVRYRQSDFNQNRNRNNYPQYDKNSNDYDRNNINPYNKNDNNYNPYNKARYNDKGNDAYYDNNDDFNNAHIRRNTIRFKKRIIKYSLYARIGNTVYKRTIFSKRKDEYKEPYSCLRTFSFEKDSDSKCRSNCEKYIDKCKHNSSIGECLIRHSPNYKCIYCGM; translated from the exons atgtttTCCCTGTGTACAGTAcattcaaatatattaattaattgCTTTGGAGTTCTACATTGCAATATATGCCGCACAGTATTAAGAAATTGCTTTTTGTCTGGGACATCTGATTTACAAAAATGTATTTCATGTGGAGAGAagtattataaaattagCCCTTGTACACAAAACCAtg AAAGCTTTTTGATGTCCAAAACAGATATGAATAACACCTTTGTGGAGTTAAAGGATCAC GAAGAGGTAACCGATGAGAAGATGAAAAATCTGATAACAGAAATAATAGAAATTGCCATAGACAGGCATACGTTGGGTTTACACGATTTTAGTAGTGTTAACGATGAATATAAagagaaaataaaaatgttatgTATGTTTTCTAACTATAAagataattatgaaaatgCTAACAATCACAGACAAGCAAAAGTAGAAATTGTCGAAGAACATATACGTAAAATTGTagaaacatatataaatgaagaaaataatatggaaCATATGAAAGATTTATTAAAGAATCCAGCtttatgtttaaaaaatcCTAATCATTGGATTAAAGATAGAGCAGGTTTTaaagatgatgataaaCCTTCTGTTGGTATAATACCTGAAAGGAAACTATTCAAACCTTATGATATTAAGGTTTTAAAAAGTTCTTTATATGCCTCTAGCTCAAATTGTGACAGGCAATTTTGTGATCGTTTTTCTGATTCAAATGAATGTGAGCATAGAATTAGGGTTCTCAATCAAGGAAAAtg TGGGAATTGTTGGGTTTTTGCTTCGAGTGTTGTTATAGCAGCATACAGATGCCGAAAAGGGTCAGGATTTGCTGAACCCtcaataaaatatgtaacattatgtaaaaataaacacTTAATGGATATCGAGAATAATCCCTTTGGTcattataatgataacaTATGTAAAGAGGGTGGTCATCTTTCGTACTATTTAGAAACCTTGGAAAAGACTAGAATGTTACCTACATCTCATGATGTACCTTATAATGAGCCTATAATAGGATCGGAATGTCCTGATAATAAGGAGACATGGAGTAATATATGGGAAGGTGTAAATTTGATGGATAGGATATATGcaggatatatatatcatgGGTATTTTAAGGTATCCTTTAAGGATTATGTAGTTAGTAATAGAACAAatgatttaataaatataataaaagattatattattcaacAAGGATCTGTATTTGTTTCTATGGAAGTAACAGATAAATTAACATTTGATCATGATGGGACTAAAGTTATGATGAGTTgtgaaaataatgatgatcCGGATCATGCTTTAGTATTAATAGGATATGgtgattatataaaaacaaatggaaaaaaaagttCTTATTGGTTATTAAGAAATAGTTGGGGATCACATTGGGGTGATAAGggaaattttaaattagATATGTATGGTCCCAATAATTGTAATGGTGcagtattatataatgcCTTTCCTTTACTTTTAAATATGTCACATAATCCAATAGATGTCCCATTGCCTAATGATTTAGCATCTACAGATAATAGAGTTAGATATAGACAATCGGATTTTAATCAAAATAGaaatagaaataattaTCCACAATATGATAAAAACAGTAATGATTATGATcgaaataatattaatccatataataagaatgataataattataatcCTTATAATAAAGCTCGTTATAATGATAAGGGAAATGACGcttattatgataataatgatgatttTAATAATGCACATATTAGGAGAAATACAATTCGGTTCAAGAAAAGAATTATCAAGTATTCTTTATATGCTAGAATTGGAAACACTGTATATAAAAGGACTATCTTTAGCAAAA gAAAAGATGAATACAAGGAACCATATTCGTGTCTCAGAACATTTTCTTTTGAAAAAGATTCAGATTCTAAGTGCCGTAGTAATTGTGAGAAGTACATTGATAAATGTAAACATAATTCTTCTATAGGAGAATGCTTAATACGACATTCTCCaaattataaatgtatatattgtGGAATGTAA
- a CDS encoding serine repeat antigen 6, producing MICPIFFLFIINVLFTQYFISCEGNKVTVISQNNGHNDNLDVDKNGVISQENVFDSSESLNLPSNKKVGSDDLNTTTISFTVPDNLENEVKVVSSSESGNGATVSHTKVPSEGSSDTQPNITPSVSSSTHTPGSLDSTVSTEQNSSVSQSSLPTEHPSNTTESSSETLNKATVAEMPIQINSGLLKNYKGVKVTGPCGSYFRVYLVPHILIYALTKYSVIQLESLFNDNARIDVEHTGALQNKCSEGYHFKLVVYITHNVLTLKWKTYKPNEESKSKVSDVRKYRIPTLERPFTSIQVYTANSKAGVIETKNYNIRTDIPDTCDTIATDCFLNGNVNIEKCFQCTLLVQKKDKSHECFKYVSSEMKKKMNEIKIKAQDDFNPNEYKLIESIDNILSKIYKKANKPFEISKDLINLEDLDYQFKNELLEYCKLLKEVDTSGTLEEYELGNAEDIYNNLTRLLKSHSDENIITLQGKLRNTAICIKNVDEWILNKRGLTLPSESSSESDSYLNTFNDKDKKEDKDDMSKNSKEDFKNDDKENSDDQNNNDSNKKDDENNINNGDTNYVYDFDDDDYDNNNYEKDMYESPIKENKNGVIDLEKYSNQIKLKSPYFKNSKYCNYEYCNRWRDKTSCISQIEVEEQGNCGLCWIFASKLHLETIRCMRGYGHYRSSALFIANCSKRKPIDRCEEGSNPLEFLRILDEKKFLPLESNYPYSYTNAGNSCPKLQNSWTNLWGDTKLLFNKKVQRYVGNKGFISHETSYFKNNMDLFIDMVKREVQNKGSVIIYIKTQDVIGYDFNGKGVHSMCGDRSPDHAANIIGYGNYINKKGEKRSYWLIRNSWSYYWGDEGNFRVDMLGPKNCLYNFIHTVVFFKLDLGTIHVPKKKSWKKNVYFLRHNPDFMYSLYYNNYEPERSQDYLSENDYDNTFVHGQSNESDETNTEGKNVQNSVEKKIQILHILKHIKDSQIKRGLVKYDNINETKDEHTCSRVNSEDSEKYEECKKFCLTKWNECKDHYSPGYCLTDLYKGEDCNFCYV from the exons ATGATATGTcctatttttttccttttcataataa ATGTGTTATTTACGCAATATTTTATTAGCTGTGAAGGAAATAAAGTGACTGTGATATCACAAAATAATGGACATAACGATAATTTAGATGTTGATAAAAATGGTGTGATATCTCAGGAAAATGTATTTGATTCTTCAGAAAGTTTAAATTTACcttcaaataaaaaagttgGTTCCGATGATTTGAATACTACAACTATTTCATTCACTGTACCAGATAATCTGGAAAATGAAGTAAAAGTTGTATCGTCATCTGAATCGGGAAACGGTGCCACTGTATCTCATACGAAGGTACCATCTGAAGGTTCGTCTGATACGCAACCAAATATAACCCCATCGGTATCTTCATCTACGCATACACCAGGTTCTCTAGATTCAACAGTGTCTACAGAACAGAATAGTAGTGTATCACAATCTTCACTTCCAACTGAACACCCTTCAAATACAACTGAATCTTCATCTGAAACTTTAAACAAAGCTACTGTTGCTGAAATGCCTATTCAAATAAATTCTGgacttttaaaaaattataaggGGGTTAAGGTTACGGGACCATGTGGGTCATATTTCAGAGTATACCTTGTTCCTCACATCTTAATTTATGCCTTAACAAAATACAGCGTAATACAACTTGAGTCCTTATTCAATGATAACGCAAGGATTGATGTTGAGCACACGGGGGCACTTCAAAATAAATGTTCTGAAGGATATCATTTTAAACTCGTTGTTTATATAACACATAATGTGTTAACTCTCAAATGGAAAACATATAAGCCTAACGAAGAATCAAAga GTAAAGTTTCGGATGTAAGAAAATACAGAATCCCTACATTAGAACGTCCATTTACTTCCATACAAGTTTATACAGCAAATAGTAAGGCAGGGGTGATTGAAACGaagaattataatataaggACCGATATTCCTG ATACATGTGATACCATTGCCACTGACTGTTTTTTGAATGGTAACGTTAATATTGAGAAATGCTTTCAGTGTACCTTGCTAgttcaaaaaaaagataaatcACATGAATGTTTTAAGTATGTATCAAGTgaaatgaagaaaaagatgaaCGAAATAAAAATCAAGGCACAAGATGATTTCAATCctaatgaatataaattaatagaatctattgataatatattgagtaaaatatataaaaaagcAAATAAACCTTTTGAAATTAGTAAAgatttaattaatttagAAGATTTAGATTAtcaatttaaaaatgaattattagaatattgtaaattattaaaagagGTTGATACTAGTGGAACATTAGAAGAGTACGAATTAGGTAATGCagaagatatatataataatttgacTAGATTGTTAAAGTCTCATTCTGAcgaaaatattataactTTACAAGGAAAACTTAGAAATACAGCTATCTGTATAAAGAATGTTGATGAATGgatattaaataaaagagGTCTAACATTACCTAGTGAATCATCCAGTGAATCAGATAGTTATCTTAATACTTTTAATGACAAGGATAAAAAGGAAGATAAGGATGATATGAGTAAAAATTCGAAGGAggattttaaaaatgatgacAAAGAAAATTCTGATGACCAAAACAATAATGATtctaataaaaaagatgatgagaataatataaataatggTGATACTAATTATGTTTATGATTttgatgatgatgattatGATAACAATAATTATGAGAAAGATATGTATGAAAGCCCCATAAAGGAAAATAAGAATGGTGTTATTGatttagaaaaatatagtaaccaaataaaattgaaatcaccttattttaaaaatagtAAATATTGTAATTATGAATATTGTAATAGATGGAGAGATAAAACTAGTTGTATATCTCAAATTGAAGTAGAAGAACAAGGTAATTGTGGTTTATGTTGGATATTTGCATCTAAGTTACATTTAGAAACTATTAGATGTATGAGGGGTTATGGTCATTATAGAAGTTCTGCTTTATTTATAGCTAATTGTTCTAAGAGAAAACCTATAGATAGATGTGAAGAAGGATCGAATCCATTAGAATTTTTAAGAATATTAGatgaaaagaaattttTACCTTTAGAATCTAATTATCCGTATTCATATACAAATGCAGGTAATTCTTGTCCTAAATTACAAAATAGTTGGACGAATTTATGGGGTGatacaaaattattatttaataaaaaagtcCAGCGTTATGTAGGAAATAAAGGATTTATATCCCATGAAACAtcttattttaaaaataatatggattTATTTATAGATATGGTAAAAAGAGAAGTTCAAAATAAAGGTTCagtaattatatatataaagacTCAAGATGTTATAGGTTATGATTTTAATGGTAAAGGTGTCCATAGTATGTGTGGTGATAGGTCACCTGACCATGCAGCTAATATTATAGGTTATGgtaattatattaataaaaaaggagaAAAACGATCATATTGGTTAATTAGAAATAGTTGGAGTTATTACTGGGGAGATGAAGGAAATTTTAGAGTAGATATGTTAGGTCCTAAGAATTGTTTGTACAATTTTATACATACTgttgtattttttaaactAGATTTAGGTACAATACATGTACCTAAAAAGAAATCttggaaaaaaaatgtttatttCTTAAGACATAATCCTGATTTTATGTATagtttatattataataattatgaacCAGAAAGATCTCAAGATTATTTAAGTGAGAATGATTATGACAATACTTTTGTACATGGACAAAGCAATGAATCAGATGAAACTAATACAGAAGGGAAAAATGTCCAAAATTCTGTggagaaaaaaatacaaatacTCCATATATTAAAACACATTAAAGATTCACAAATAAAGAGAGGATTAgtaaaatatgataatataaatgaaacAAAAGATGAACATACATGTTCAAGAGTTAATTCAGAGGATTCagaaaaatatgaagaatGTAAAAAGTTCTGTTTAACCAAATGGAATGAATGTAAAGATCATTATTCACCAGGTTATTGCTTGACAGATTTATACAAGGGAGAAGATTGTAATTTCTGTTATGTATAA
- a CDS encoding serine repeat antigen 7 yields the protein MIYRLFIILVLYVICCTNVIVGQEKPAPDSTAGVNPGDERESSGRVNSSASGGHGTTNLPTAQPDQTKDRSSSVPQGSPREPVSPENPNSVAQTPGNGGAVVTPIPLPKLALEDSESSKSVTGIEVKSALLKNYDGVKITGPCRSYFRVMLVPYITVYVYATYDRIQLEPKFGPSDLIDINDLTNKCNKDSNQHFKLVLYIKNNILTLKWKVQDEDSKPTNIDVDVKKYKIPKLDRPFTSIQVYTVNTEHGLIESKNYDINSEIPEQCEAISTNCFLNGSLDVENCYHCTLLAKKVDSNNECFNYVSKEGKELINKNWEEKNKTFKGEDEDLDSNEQKLEESIDNILSNMYKIYESKQDKERKKSHYNNKKELVTIEELNSVLKIELLNYCKLLKKVDTSGMLDHHEIGNEIDIFNNLIRLLKAHPGESTYVLNEKLRNPALCFKNIEEWLVNKKGLLLSSNEKMKNLSTPNYNMTELEESEYDYEKLISDDMFEKDMNGVIDLSLFNNEKKLKSPYFRRNKYCNNEYCDRWKDKTGCISKIEVEEQGNCGLCWIFASKLHFETIRCMRGYGHFRSSALYVANCSDRNSDEICFVGSNPVEFLEIVEETGFLPLESDVPYYYTDAGNDCPEPEKNWINLWGSTELLNHKRPSQRMSTKGYISYESSYFSDNMDLFIKIIKREIQNKGSVIAYIKTENVIDFDFNGKGVHNMCGDKEPDHAANIIGYGNYIDEDGEKKSYWLIRNSWGYYWGDEGNFRVDMYGPSYCKYNFIHTVVVFKVDLGIIEVPKKEKESKYFSYFLKYTPNFLYNLFFNNYTTNDEYKLNNQLKTNQHNNKKNKKERYIYAQDEPSTDNVESQVENNKKTEIYHILKHIKDKKIKRGLVKYESLLETKKDHSCSRTHSIDPEKHEECNQFCIDNWKACKDHYSPGYCLTKLYTKDDNCFFCNV from the exons ATGATATATCgcttatttattattttagTATTGT ATGTTATCTGTTGTACAAATGTAATAGTAGGACAAGAAAAGCCTGCTCCTGATAGTACTGCTGGTGTAAATCCGGGAGATGAACGTGAATCTTCTGGTAGAGTGAATAGTTCTGCTTCAGGTGGGCACGGTACTACAAATTTACCAACAGCACAACCAGATCAAACAAAAGATCGGAGTTCTTCCGTACCTCAAGGATCTCCAAGAGAACCTGTATCTCCTGAAAATCCAAATTCCGTTGCTCAAACTCCAGGAAATGGAGGTGCTGTTGTAACTCCAATTCCACTTCCAAAACTTGCATTAGAAGATTCTGAATCTTCAAAATCTGTAACTGGCATTGAAGTAAAATCTGCTCTTTTAAAAAACTATGATGGAGTTAAGATTACTGGTCCGTGTAGGTCCTACTTCCGTGTCATGTTGGTTCCTTATATTACTGTTTATGTATATGCAACATATGATCGAATACAACTAGAACCCAAATTTGGTCCATCCGATTTAATAGATATAAATGATTtaacaaataaatgtaataaagATTCTAATCAACATTTCAAATTGgttttgtatataaaaaataatatattaactCTCAAATGGAAAGTACAAGATGAGGATTCTAAACCAACaa aCATCGATGTGGATgtaaagaaatataaaatccCAAAACTGGACAGACCATTTACGTCAATACAAGTATATACAGTTAATACAGAACATGGTCTTATTGAAagtaaaaattatgatataaatagtGAGATTCCAG AACAATGTGAAGCAATTTCCACAAACTGTTTCCTAAACGGAAGCCTGGACGTAGAAAATTGCTACCATTGTACTTTACTAGCTAAAAAGGTGGATAGTAATAACGAATGTTTTAATTACGTTTCTAAGGAAGGaaaagaattaataaataaaaattgggaagaaaaaaataaaacgTTTAAGGGAGAAGATGAGGATTTAGATTCTAACGAACAAAAATTAGAAGAATCCATTGATAACATTTTAAGcaatatgtataaaatttatGAAAGCAAACAAGACAAagagagaaaaaaaagtcATTACAATAATAAGAAAGAATTAGTTACTATAGAAGAATTGAATAGTGTCTTAAAAAttgaattattaaattattgtaaattattaaaaaaagtagATACAAGTGGAATGTTAGATCATCATGAAATAGGTAATgaaatagatatatttaataacTTGATAAGATTATTAAAAGCACATCCAGGAGAAAGTACTTATgtattaaatgaaaaattaagaaaTCCTGCtttatgttttaaaaatatagaagaaTGGTtagtaaataaaaaaggtttattattatcatcaaatgaaaaaatgaagaatttATCAACACCTAATTACAATATGACAGAGTTAGAAGAATCAGAATATGActatgaaaaattaatatcAGATGATATGTTTGAAAAGGATATGAATGGTGTTATTGACTTAagtttatttaataatgaaaagaaattaaaatcTCCTTATTTcagaagaaataaatattgtaataatgaatattGTGATAGGTGGAAAGATAAAACAGGATGTATTTCAAAAATAGAAGTAGAAGAACAAGGTAATTGTGGTTTATGTTGGATATTTGCATCTAAGTTACATTTCGAAACTATTAGATGTATGAGAGGATATGGTCATTTCAGAAGTTCAGCATTATATGTAGCTAATTGTTCGGATAGAAATTCTGATGAAATATGTTTCGTTGGATCGAATCCAGTTGAATTTCTAGAAATTGTTGAAGAAACCGGATTTTTGCCCTTAGAATCAGATGTaccatattattatacagATGCAGGAAATGACTGTCCAGAGCCAGAAAAAAATTGGATAAATTTATGGGGAAGTACCGAATTATTAAATCATAAACGTCCAAGTCAACGTATGAGTACAAAAGGatatatttcatatgaAAGTTCCTATTTTTCAGATAATATGGATTTatttatcaaaataataaagagaGAAATTCAAAATAAGGGTTCTGTAATCGCATATATTAAAACAGAAAATGTTATAGATTTTGATTTTAATGGGAAAGGAGTTCATAATATGTGTGGTGATAAAGAACCTGATCATGCTGCTAATATTATTGGATATGGTAATTATATTGATGAAGACGgtgaaaaaaaatcatattGGTTAATAAGAAATAGTTGGGGTTATTATTGGGGAGATGAAGGAAATTTCAGAGTAGATATGTATGGACCATCatattgtaaatataattttatacataCGGTTGTTGTATTTAAAGTTGATTTAGGAATTATTGAAGTACccaaaaaagaaaaagagtcaaaatatttcagttactttttaaaatatacacCAAATTTCTTGTATAATCTCTtctttaataattatactACAAATGATGAgtataaattaaataatcaACTTAAGACAAATCAacataataacaaaaaaaataaaaaggagCGTTATATTTATGCCCAAGATGAGCCATCTACTGATAATGTAGAATCACAAGTagaaaataacaaaaaaacagaaatttatcatattttaaaacatattaaagataaaaaaattaaaagagGTTTAGTTAAATATGAAAGCTTGTTAGAAACCAAAAAGGATCATTCATGTTCTAGAACACATTCCATAGATCCAGAAAAACATGAAGAATGTAATCAATTCTGTATAGATAATTGGAAAGCATGTAAAGACCATTACTCACCAGGTTATTGTTTAACCAAGCTCTATACAAAAGATGataattgttttttttgtaatgtgtaa